A genomic segment from Labrus bergylta chromosome 3, fLabBer1.1, whole genome shotgun sequence encodes:
- the baz2ba gene encoding bromodomain adjacent to zinc finger domain protein 2B isoform X16, producing the protein MESGERLASPAPTLSAARTSSPAASSSSSSSSSSSSSPAPHSKSSLAPSPSALGSTLSTSGRLFGAAGEQPFIGSTLSSAFPLVNHPAFGAIYTTGTGRPEFGGLGSLGMSAALAAHPQLGALSEWWRAAEAHGRGAAAFLPSFIGFPPFFTPHIQPNHSASPVQIRMPGKNSHAPQKGVNGAVNGSGVCPSTTQSGSFSTSPAPVQASTKPTKNSDPSNSHRSSPQNNPAELVEKPVQKTKEKVNTEKPRKKPADTLGGSNSESGTSSDSTSDGSLSSDLEDLAEDDDDDDDDDDDDEDEDKSSDSEKRTRKKPKGLISSTGSAKMDRLLSGELQDKKVPSNPPTLVPSASPPALSQTSPLALHSSRTRTDAPQHHFSVIQSTGLAANSKPLALLTQPRRESSPSSSPIALTTSPKGSSNSSPKPPKLLPSSSPQDLPLSLCSSPKPLSVPSPPRSTLPPSSSPKSFGLTSSVTSSRKSSLKQSQRAGSGSAKSNKKKLLEASLAQISEFRLKQTLMSQGQTFPAELKKQQQGPNKSPKRTSLSSSPLHPTPPPQNNHSNLFLSSALLGLPEPHHPNGVIQSTTQDAPLALITKPRKDLASKGKSPQCDSDAGSMPVNLSTGANRTQTAAHTGALSQPSTTSPHATGHGSRKNKTPKVKGQTPGLGQGLGQADPLAAWKGFSQNHLVQSLVDLFRGGESGIGIPGVSIPGVGIPGMGIPGTCNPTAGLPANKESDDSADDDEDEDDDLEEEEEEDEEDSDDSLSESDSNSDSDISGKKVKELKLLPCGSSKKEMTPRRLTKGHELLNTSTNHTATSCSPLNLQVIKSPTIVTSSSALAYHSSPGSSSYSLASPLGLGKRKRVMDEKELMTPLELGWRRETRIKSVAGRPQGEVAYYAPCGKKLRQYPDVMKYLSRNGISGITRDNFSFSAKIRVGDFYEAREGPQGLQWSLLKEEDVIPHILAMEGRRGRPPNSDRQSAGEGGKGNRRRKGRPPNVGDPLVPEGPSPSEVKLLRKLEAQEIARQAAQMKLMRKLEKQALARAAKEARKQQAIMAAEERRKQKEHIKILKQQEKIKRIQQIRMEKELRAQQILEAKRKKKQEAANIKILEAEKRIKEKELRRQQAEILKHQELERHRLDMERERRRQHVMLMKAVEARKKAEERERLRQEKRDEKRLNKERKLEQRRLELEIARELKKPNEDMCLSDHKPLPEFSRIPGLILPGRAVSDCLMLMQFMRGFGKVLGLDLNADVPTLGMLQEGLLNVGDSMGQVQDLLVKLLSLAVCDPGLPPGQKTKTMLGDHLTNVGINRDNVSEVLQMYMGAHCANTELAPLALSLKTKAFQAHKPSQKASILGFLANELACSRTVISEIDKSLDQMANMRKDKIIMEGKLKKLRTIHAKRTGRREASMGVEENQSVSTPSSATKRKRKAGGDSDDDEDEDDDSDDQAEEEDEEEEEEIKKVKKVETYDEDEVDQATSLEELEKQIEKLAKQHHQTRKKLFEISHSLRSMMYGQDRYRRRYWVLPHCGGVFIEAMESGEAPEELEEERHRRRRAAEEVKVKEEPQEIELQKDKSSNLDGQSTRTQSLEQQEEEKEHDGKKNSPTLFYQQPGSVSKLCTFQDANKDIGKETVKAEDKESPHVTLNGSPVGTPVATTTTTPSSPTHNTSQPAVATTPSLATTNDSTNVPHPTSTSLSVQCLSAPPESPGNTPPTSSPAPSPHISFQANDQLLRVLTERSGHWFSLLPRNPCDLASLSTTPPGAARVSPQASSTPANPKSPPPSPALPLTPSAASASASPHHPVGLLNYPLSALQVKSGGSLLGVSFGSWSSGMLSPSLPLCSSPMPGHSLEGNTAASGSSKSESPLPLIDKTPSMPSPALEMPKSLDHLTPRPVPDEMLTGWWRVSDVGELRALVIALHSRGIREKGLQRQIQKYMEIIPQVCTKHRDAAMIELCELEESQVSVESVRGWCVEEQAMEMDIAVLQQVEELERKVTAASLQVKGWTFPDPQSEREDLVYFEHKPPTKSTPASANTGDKDSKEHPEERGEKGGVMRHPDNPLDIAVTRLTDLERNIERRYLRSPLGTTIQIRLDNVGTVTVPAPAPSTSADREGGEEEVAHGMKVWRKALSEVRSAAQLAMCIQQLQKSIAWERSIMKVYCQMCRKGDNEDLLLLCDGCDKGCHTYCHKPKITCIPEGDWYCPACISKASGPSPKNKKPQSKQVASSGGGGGGGGGGGGKKGGEAKKNGKQAGNGEVSEDDPASVSSTPKKGAKDTSRKRKTEESSPAQPPANQESPVCVKRAKTARDNNRDLGLCRVLLAELERHQDAWPFLTPVNLKSVPGYKKVIKKPMDFSTIREKLVSSQYQNLETFIIDVNLVFDNCEKFNEDNSDIGRAGHNMRKFFEKRWTELLKQTN; encoded by the exons ATGGAGTCTGGAGAGCGGCTGGCCTCCCCTGCGCCCACCCTGTCTGCTGCTCGCACCTCCTCCCCTGcggcctcttcctcctcctcctcctcttcgtcatCTTCATCATCCCCGGCTCCCCACTCTAAGAGCAGCCTGGCCCCGAGCCCCTCGGCACTGGGATCCACCCTCAGCACCTCTG GTCGTCTGTTTGGAGCAGCAGGAGAACAGCCTTTTATTGGCTCCACATTGTCAAGTGCCTTCCCTCTGGTCAACCACCCAGCCTTCGGAGCCATCTACACTACTGGAACAGGCAGGCCTGAGTTTGGAGGCCTGGGTTCTCTGGGCATGTCAGCTGCTCTGGCTGCCCACCCCCAGCTAGGAGCCCTCTCTG AGTGGTGGCGAGCTGCTGAAGCCCATGGACGGGGAGCTGCTGCCTTTCTACCCTCTTTTATCGGCTTCCCTCCGTTCTTCACCCCTCACATTCAGCCCAACCACAGCGCCAGTCCTGTTCAGATCAGGATGCCCGGCAAGAATAGCCATGCTCCACAGAAAG GCGTGAACGGGGCAGTGAATGGCAGCGGGGTTTGTCCTTCCACCACACAATCTGGCAGCTTTTCCACAAGTCCAGCTCCTGTTCAGGCATCAACCAAGCCAACCAAAAATTCAGACCCTTCTAACAGTCACCGTAGCAGCCCCCAGAACAATCCAGCAGAGTTGGTGGAGAAGCCGGTCCAGAAAACTAAAGAGAAGGTCAACACTGAG AAACCAAGAAAGAAGCCAGCAGACACTTTGGGGGGGAGCAACAGTGAATCAGGCACATCCTCAGACAGCACAAGTGACGGGTCTCTCAGCAGCGATCTTGAAGACCTGgcagaggatgatgatgatgatgacgacgatgacgatgatgatgaagatgaggacaAATCATCAGACTCCGAAAAGCGGACAAGGAAAAAACCTAAG GGGTTGATATCCAGCACTGGATCTGCAAAGATGGACAGGCTGCTCTCTGGGGAGCTCCAGGATAAGAAGGTCCCCTCAAATCCCCCTACCCTTGTGccctctgcctctcctcctgcctTGTCCCAAACCTCGCCACTGGCCCTTCACAGCTCCAGGACTCGGACAGATGCGCCACAGCATCACTTTAGCGTCATTCAGTCCACCGGCCTGGCTGCCAACTCAAAGCCCCTGGCGCTCCTCACTCAACCCCGCAGGGAGTCCTCGCCATCTTCCTCCCCCATAGCGCTCACTACATCCCCAAAGGGATCAAGCAACTCCTCTCCAAAACCTCCGAAActgctgccctcctcctccccccaggACCTGCCCCTCTCCCTGTGCTCCTCCCCTAAGCCTCTCTCCGTCCCCTCTCCACCCCGCTCAACTCTCCCGCCATCTAGCTCCCCAAAATCTTTTGGTTTGACCTCATCTGTGACCAGCTCCCGGAAGTCCTCGCTGAAGCAGTCTCAGCGTGCTGGTTCTGGATCTGCCAAATCCAACAAAAAGAAACTGCTGGAGGCTTCACTCGCACAGATCAGTGAGTTCAGGCTCAAACAG ACTCTCATGTCCCAAGGGCAGACGTTCCCAGCTGAGctaaagaagcagcagcaggggcCAAACAAGTCTCCTAAGAGGACATCACTGTCTTCATCACCATTGCATCCCACTCCTCCTCCCCAGAACAATCACTCCAACCTCTTCCTCTCGAGTGCCCTGCTGGGGCTCCCTGAACCCCATCACCCCAACGGAGTCATCCAAAGCACCACTCAGGACGCACCTCTCGCCCTCATCACCAAACCTCGCAAAGACTTGGCCTCTAAAGGCAAGTCCCCTCAGTGTGACTCCGATGCTGGGTCGATGCCTGTCAATCTGAGCACAGGGGCGAACAGGACCCAAACAGCCGCCCACACTGGGGCTCTGTCACAGCCCTCCACTACCTCACCCCATGCAACAGGCCATGGATCCAGAAAGAACAAGACCCCCAAGGTAAAGGGACAGACACCAGGGCTCGGACAGGGACTCGGACAAGCAGACCCTTTAGCCGCCTGGAAGGGCTTTTCTCAGAACCACCTGGTTCAGTCTCTTGTAGATTTGTTTCGCGGAGGAGAGTCCGGGATCGGGATCCCTGGAGTTAGTATCCCTGGTGTTGGAATTCCTGGCATGGGTATCCCCGGGACGTGTAACCCCACAGCTGGTCTCCCTGCTAATAAGGAATCTGATGACTCGGCAGACgacgatgaggatgaggatgatgaccttgaggaggaggaggaggaggatgaagaggactCAGATGATAGTCTTTCAG AGTCCGACAGCAACTCAGACAGTGACATCTCTGGAAAGAAAGTGAAGGAGTTAAAGCTGCTGCCATGTGGATCATCTAAGAAGGAGATGACTCCCCGCAGGCTAACCAAAGGCCATGAACTACTGAACACCTCAACCAATCACACCGCCACCAGCTGCTCCCCCCTCAACCTACAGGTCATCAAGTCTCCCACCATTGTCACCAGCTCCAGTGCCTTGGCCTATCACAGTTCTCCAGGCTCATCCTCCTACAGCCTAGCCTCTCCGTTAG GCttaggaaagaggaagagggtgaTGGATGAGAAGGAGCTGATGACACCTCTGGAGTTGGG GTGGCGGAGAGAAACAAGAATCAAATCAGTCGCGGGGCGACCACAAGGCGAGGTGGCCTACTACGCTCCCTGTGGCAAGAAACTAAGGCAATACCCAGATGTGATGAAG TATCTATCCAGAAATGGAATAAGTGGCATCACGCGTGATAATTTTAGCTTCAGTGCAAAGATAAGGGTTGGTGACTTCTATGAAGCCAGAGAAGGACCCCAG GGGTTACAGTGGAGCCTGTTGAAGGAAGAGGATGTTATTCCTCATATTTTGGCCATGGAAGGTCGAAGGGGTCGTCCCCCTAACTCCGATCGTCAGTCAGCAGGCGAGGGTGGCAAAGGTAACCGACGGAGGAAGGGACGGCCCCCTAATGTAGGCGATCCGCTGGTACCAGAGGGCCCCAGTCCCAGTGAGGTCAAACTTCTGCGCAAGCTAGAGGCTCAAG agATAGCCCGACAGGCCGCCCAGATGAAACTGATGAGAAAACTGGAAAAGCAGGCACTGGCGCGTGCAGCCAAAGAAGCACGGAAACAGCAAG CTATCATGGCagcagaggaaaggaggaaacagaaaGAGCATATCAAGATTCTCAAGCAGCAG gaaaagaTCAAGCGTATTCAGCAAATTCGGATGGAGAAAGAACTCAGGGCGCAGCAAATTTTGGAG GCCAAACGCAAAAAGAAGCAAGAAGCGGCCAATATCAAAATATTGGAGGCAGAAAAACGGATAAAG gAGAAAGAGTTGAGGAGACAGCAGGCGGAGATTCTCAAACACCAG GAGTTGGAGAGGCATAGACTAGATATG gagagggagaggaggagacaacatgTAATGCTGATGAAGGCTGTTGAGGCTCGCAAGAAGGCAGAG GAGCGTGAGCGCTTGAGGCAGGAGAAAAGGGATGAGAAGCGCCTGAACAAAGAGCGTAAACTGGAGCAACGGAGGCTGGAGCTGGAGATAGCGAGGGAGCTGAAGAAGCCAAATGAAGACATGTGTCTGTCTGATCATAAG cCTCTTCCAGAGTTCTCTCGGATTCCTGGTCTCATCCTCCCCGGCCGGGCCGTGTCAGACTGCCTGATGCTGATGCAGTTCATGCGAGGCTTTGGGAAGGTTTTGGGGCTCGATTTGAATGCAGATGTGCCCACTCTGGGCATGCTACAGGAGGGCTTGCTCAATGTGGGGGACAGTATGGGTCAGGTCCAAGACCTTCTGGTCAAACTGCTTTCTCTGGCAGTTTGTGATCCTGGTTTGCCTCCTGGACAAAAG acaaaaacaatgCTTGGGGACCACCTGACAAACGTTGGCATCAACAGGGATAACGTGTCTGAGGTGCTACAGATGTATATGGGAGCCCATTGTGCCAACACAGAGCTAGCCCCTCTAGCCCTCAGTCTGAAGACCAAGGCTTTCCAGGCCCATAAACCTTCCCAGAAGGCCTCCATCCTGGGTTTCCTAGCTAACGAGCTGGCCTGCAGCAGAACGGTCATCAG tGAGATCGACAAGAGCCTGGATCAGATGGCAAACATGAGGAAGGACAAGATCATCATGGAAGGAAAACTGAAGAA GCTGAGGACCATTCATGCTAAACGCACCGGGAGGAGGGAGGCCAGTATGGGTGTGGAAGAGAACCAGTCTGTTAGCACTCCATCCTCTGCCACCAAACGCAAGAGAAAAGCGGGCGGAGACAGTGACGATGATGAGGACGAAGACGACGACAGTGATGACCAggctgaggaagaggatgaggaggaggaggaagaaataaagaagGTCAAAAAAGTGGAGACATATGATGAG GATGAAGTTGACCAAGCCACTAGTCTCGAGGAGCTGGAGAAGCAGATTGAGAAGTTAGCCAAG CAACATCATCAGACCAGAAAAAAGCTGTTTGAGATTTCACATTCACTACGCTCCATGATGTATGGTCAAGACCGCTACCGCCGCCGGTACTGGGTGCTTCCCCACTGTGGAGGGGTCTTCATCGAAGCCATGGAGAGTGGAGAAG CTccagaggagctggaggaggagcgacacaggaggaggagagcagcagaggaggtcaAGGTCAAAGAGGAACCTCAGGAGATCGAGTTGCAGAAGGACAAATCCAGCAACCTAGATGGGCAGAGCACTCGAACACAAAGCTTGGAGCaacaggaggaagaaaaggaacaTGATGGGAAGAAAAACTCCCCGACTCTATTCTACCAGCAACCAGGCAGTGTTTCTAAACTGTGCACATTCCAGGATGCCAACAAAGACATTGGCAAAGAAACTGTGAAGGCAGAAGACAAGGAGAGTCCCCATGTGACACTTAACGGCAGCCCCGTGGGCACTCCTGttgccaccaccaccacaacacCATCCTCCCCCACTCACAATACCTCTCAGCCTGCAGTAGCAACAACCCCCTCCTTGGCAACCACTAATGACTCTACAAACGTCCCTCACCCGACCTCAACTTCACTATCAGTCCAATGCCTGTCAGCCCCTCCTGAAAGCCCAGGGAACACTCCTCCAACCTCGTCCCCTGCTCCATCTccacacatttcatttcaagcaAATGACCAGCTGCTACGAGTGCTGACTGAGAGGAGTGGTCACTGGTTCAGCCTGCTCCCTCGAAACCCCTGTGACCTCGCCTCCCTCAGCACGACTCCTCCAGGAGCAGCCCGTGTGTCTCCCCAAGCGTCCTCCACCCCAGCCAATCCCAAATCCCCACCTCCCTCCCCTGCTCTGCCCCTCACCCCATCTGCTGCCTCTGCCTCAGCCAGCCCGCACCACCCGGTTGGCCTTCTCAACTACCCTTTATCAGCCCTACAG GTGAAGTCAGGTGGCTCATTATTGGGAGTTTCTTTTGGTAGCTGGTCCAGTGGCATGTTAAGTCCTAGCTTGCCACTGTGCAGCAGCCCCATGCCAGGTCACTCTTTGGAGGGCAACACGGCAGCAAGTGGCTCCAGTAAAAGTGAATCACCTTTACCTCTTATTGACAAAACTCCATCTATGCCCTCTCCTGCCCTGGAGATGCCCAAATCCCTGGACCACCTAACACCTAGACCTGTTCCAGATG AGATGCTGACAGGGTGGTGGAGGGTTTCCGACGTTGGGGAGCTGAGGGCTTTAGTGATCGCTCTCCACAGCCGAGGCATCAGAGAGAAGGGCCTCCAGAGGCAGATTCAGAAATACATGGAGATCATTCCCCAGGTCTGCACCAAACACAGAGACG CGGCCATGATTGAGCTGTGTGAGCTGGAGGAGAGTCAGGTCAGTGTGGAGTCAGTTCGGGGATGGTGTGTTGAGGAGCAGGCGATGGAGATGGACATTGCTGTGCTGCAGCAGGTCGAGGAACTGGAGAGAAAAGTCACTGCAGCCAGCCTACAAGTCAAG GGCTGGACATTTCCGGACCCTCAGTCCGAGCGGGAGGACCTGGTTTACTTCGAGCACAAGCCCCCCACCAAATCAACGCCGGCCTCAGCGAACACGGGGGACAAAGACTCCAAGGAGCATCCTGAGGAGCGGGGGGAGAAGGGCGGGGTGATGCGTCACCCGGACAACCCGTTGGACATAGCAGTGACACGTCTGACCGATTTGGAGCGCAACATCGAGAGAAGGTACCTGAGGAGTCCCTTAGGTACCACCATTCAGATCAGGCTGGATAATGTGGGTACGGTCACTGTCCCTGCCCCCGCCCCATCCACTAGTGCTGACAGGGAAGG TGGTGAGGAGGAGGTGGCCCATGGTATGAAGGTGTGGAGGAAGGCTCTGAGTGAAGTGCGCAGTGCTGCCCAGTTGGCCATGTGCATCCAGCAACTGCAGAAGTCAATCGCCTGGGAGAGGTCCATCATGAAAGTG tattgTCAGATGTGCAGGAAGGGGGATAACGAGgacctcctcctgctctgtgACGGCTGTGACAAAGGCTGCCACACTTACTGCCACAAACCCAAGATCACTTGTATCCCAGAGGGAGACTGGTACTGCCCGGCCTGTATATCCAAG GCAAGTGGTCCGtctcccaaaaacaaaaaacctcaaAGCAAACAAGTAGCAtccagtggaggaggagggggaggcggaggagggggaggaggtaAGAAAGGTGGAGAGGCAAAGAAGAATGGAAAGCAGGCAGGAAACGGGGAAGTGTCAGAGGACGACCCGGCCAGCGTCAGCAGCACGCCCAAGAAAGGAGCAAAAGACACcagcaggaagaggaaaacAGAGGAGAGCTCACCTGCTCAGCCACCAGCCAATCAGGAgagccctgtgtgtgtgaagcgAGCCAAGACAGCGAGAGACAACAACAGGGACCTGGGATTATGCAG gGTACTCCTTGCTGAGCTGGAGCGGCATCAAGATGCATGGCCTTTTCTCACACCCGTCAACCTGAAATCAGTCCCTGGGTACAAGAAGGTCATCAAGAAACCGATGGACTTCTCCACCATACGTGAGAAGCTTGTGAGCAGCCA GTATCAGAACTTGGAGACTTTCATCATTGATGTCAACCTGGTCTTTGATAACTGTGAAAAATTCAATGAAGACAATTCAGACATTGGTCGAGCTGGCCATAACATGAGGAAGTTCTTTGAGAAGCGCTGGACTGAgcttctgaaacaaacaaactaa